The Streptomyces sp. M92 nucleotide sequence GCACCGTCCTCGTAGTTCACCGAGTTGATCACCGCACGGCCGCCGAGCTTCTCCAGGCCGGCCTGGATGACGTCGACCTCGGTGGAGTCCAGCACGATCGGCAGCGTGGACGCGGTGGCGAAACGCCCCGCCAGCTCCTCCATGTCGGCCACGCCGTCCCGGCCCACGTAGTCCACGCACAGGTCCAGCATGTGCGCGCCCTCGCGGATCTGGTCCCGGGCCATCTCCACACAGTCGTCCCAGCGGCCCTCCAGCATCGCCTCACGGAACTTCTTCGACCCGTTCGCGTTCGTCCGCTCACCGATCGCGAGGTAGGACGTGTCCTGCCGGAACGGCACGGTCTGGTACAGCGAGGCGGCGCCGGGCTCGGGACGCGGGTGCCGGTCGGTGGGGGCGGTGCCCCGGACCCGCTCCACGACCTGGCGCAGGTGCTCGGGGGTGGTGCCGCAGCAGCCGCCCACCAGGGACAGCCCGTACTCCCGCACGAACGTCTCCTGCGCGTCCGCCAGCTCCGGCGCGGTCAGCGGGTAGTGCGCGCCGTCCTTGCCGAGGACGGGCAGACCGGCGTTGGGCATGCAGGACAGCGGGATGCGGGAGTGGCGGGCGAGGTAGCGCAGGTGCTCGCTCATCTCGGCCGGGCCGGTCGCGCAGTTCATGCCGATCATGTCGATGCCGAGCGGCTCCAGCGCGGTGAGCGCGGCGCCGATCTCCGAGCCCAGCAGCATGGTGCCGGTGGTCTCGACGGTCACGGACACGATGACGGGCAGGTCGAGACCGAGGGCGTCCAGGGCGCGCCGGGCGCCGAGCACGGAGGCCTTGGTCTGCAGGAGGTCCTGCGTGGTCTCCACCAGCAGCGCGTCGGCGCCGCCCGCGACCAGGCCCTCGGCGTTGCGCTGGTAGGCGTCGCGCAGGACGGTGTACGGGGCGTGGCCGAGGGTGGGCAGCTTGGTGCCTGGGCCGATCGAGCCGAGGACCCAGCGCTGCCGTCCGTCGCGGGCGGCGAACGCGTCGGCGGTCTCGCGGGCCACCCGGGCACCGGCCTCGGACAGCTCGTGGACGCGCTCGGGGATGTCGTACTCGCCGAGGGCGGAGTGGTTCGCGCCGAAGGTGTTGGTGCCCACGCAGTCCACGCCGGCGGCGAAGTACTCCTCGTGCACCGAGCGCACGATGTCCGGGCGGGTGACGTTGAGGACCTCGTTGCAGCCCTCCAGCTGCTGGAAGTCGTCCAGCGTCGGGTTCTGCGCCTGGAGCATGGTGCCCATCGCGCCGTCGGCGACCACCACGCGGGTGGCGAGGGCCTCTCGGAGGGCGGACACGCGGGTCCGGGTGTCGGCGGGCGGGGTGGATGGCGACGAGGCCATGAAAGGGCTCCCTAGGATGCGACGGCTGTCGGCTTTGCGCTGCCCGGTTCCGTCCATGGGGGACGCCCCCGGGAGAGAACGCACGCCGCCAGGGTAGCCGGGACCCGAGGCCGGTGGTCGAGGAGTCCACGTGACGGACGAGGATGGCGGGTCGGGGGCCCGCCGAAGGGGTGACTTCCCGGTCCCGGGGGATGTGCCGGTGAACGGCCGGCGGCCGTCCCGGAACGGCCGTCGGGCTGGTGGTCCCGGGCGATCGAATCCGGCCGGAGTGCAACAGTTGCCCGCCGACCATTAGCGGGAGGTCGGCATGGACCGGTAGTGTTCGGCATTGCCGAACGACGTCAGCGACGCCGAGGTCGGCAGTCGAAGGGGACGGAGGCAGTACGTCGATGGCACGGAACATCCAGTCGCTCGAACGGGCGGCCGCGATGCTGCGCCTGCTCGCGGGCGGTGAGCGAAGGCTCGGCCTGTCGGACATCGCCTCGTCGCTGGGTCTGGCCAAGGGCACCGCGCACGGCATCCTGCGCACCCTCCAGCAGGAGGGTTTCGTGGAGCAGGACGGGGCTTCCGGGCGCTATCAGCTGGGCGCCGAGCTGCTGCGCCTGGGGACGACCTACCTCGACGTGCACGAACTGCGGGCCCGCGCCCTGGTGTGGACGGACGACCTGGCGCGCTCCAGCGGGGAGAGCGTCCACCTGGGGGTCCTGCACCAGCAGGGCGTACTGATCGTGCACCACGTCTTCCGTCCCGACGACAGCCGGCAGGTGCTGGAGATCGGCGCCATGCAGCCGCTGCACTCCACGGCGCTGGGCAAGGTGCTCTCGGCGTACGACCCGGTCGCGCACAGCGAGGCGCTGGAGGCCGACCGCAAGGCGTACACCGACCGGACCGTGTGCGAGCCGGACGGGTTCGAGCACATCCTCGACATCACGCGCGCGCGGGGCTACGCGGCGGACGTGGAGGAGACCTGGGAGGGCGTCGCGTCCATCGCCGCCCCCATCCACGACCGCAGGCGCATGCCGGTCGGCGCGGTCGGCATCACGGGTGCCGTGGAACGGCTGTGCCGGGAGGGCGAGCTGCGTCCCGAGCTGGTCGCGGCGGTACGGGACTGTGCCCGCGCGGTGTCGCGGGACCTGGGTGCCGGGCGGTTCTAGGAGGGTACTGGCAGGGGCCGGGACGCCAGAGGGCGTTCCGGCCCCTGGCGTTTCCCGGGTGACCGTCCCGCGGCGCGATCGATAGCCCGCGACGATCAATAACGATCGTGCTTTCGATAACACAGCTCTTGACGCATCCGTGACGCCACGGCGAGACTCGCGTCCATCGGTCGGCATTGTCGAACACCTACCGGCAATACGCGTTAGAGTGTGACAACGCCAAGGGCCGCCATCGCTCTCACACCGAGGGCGCCGGAACACCCGGAGGGACCCGGGGTTCGGCTTCCCCTGGACGAAGGACAAAGGAGTCGCGGGTGTCCAGCTCCGACATCTTCATCGGCGAGACCATCGGTACCGCCATACTCATCCTGCTCGGCGGCGGCGTCTGTGCCGCCGTGACGCTCAAGGCCTCCAAGGCCCGCAACGCCGGCTGGCTCGCCATCGCCTTCGGGTGGGGCTTCGCGGTCATGACGGCGGCGTACATATCGGGTCCGCTCTCCGGCGCCCACCTCAACCCCGCCGTGACGGTCGGCATCGCGGTCAAGGACGGCGACTGGAGCAACACGCCGACCTATTTCGCGGGTCAGCTCCTCGGCGCCATGATCGGCGCGGTCCTGGTCTGGATCGCCTACTACGGCCAGTTCCAGGTCCACCTCACCGACCGCGAGATCGTCGGCGGCCCCGGCGCGCAGGACACGGCGGCCAAGGCCGTCGAGGCGCAGGAGAAGGGCGCCGGCCCGGTCCTGGGCGTCTTCTCCACCGGCCCGGAGATCCGGCACACGGTCCAGAACCTCGCCACCGAGATCATCGGCACCTTCGTCCTGCTGCTCGCCATCCTGACCCAGGGCCTGAACGACGCGGGCAACGGCCTCGGCGTCCTGGGCGCCCTGATCACCGCGCTCGTCGTGGTGTCGATCGGTCTGTCGCTCGGTGGCCCGACGGGCTACGCGATCAACCCGGTCCGCGACCTCGGCCCGCGCATCGTGCACGCGCTGCTGCCGCTGCCCAACAAGGGCGGCTCCGACTGGGCCTACGCCTGGATCCCGGTCGCCGGTCCGCTGATCGGCGGTGCGCTCGCCGGAGGTGTCTACAACGTCGCGTTCGCCTGAGCGGGCCTCCGCTCGGCCATCATCGAGCCGCAGCACACGCGCCGTACGCACCGGCCGCCACACCACGGAAACCCAGGAGCACACAGTGACCGACGCCCACACCGCAGGCCCCTTCATCGCCGCCATCGACCAGGGCACGACCTCCTCCCGCTGCATCGTCTTCGACCGCGACGGGCGGATCGTCTCCGTCGACCAGAAGGAGCACGAGCAGATCTTCCCGAAGCCGGGCTGGGTCGAGCACGACGCGACCGAGATCTGGACCAACGTCCAGGAGGTCGTCGCCTCAGCGGTCGAGAAGGCCGGCATCACCCGTGACGACATCAAGGCCATCGGCATCACCAACCAGCGCGAGACGACCCTCGTGTGGGACAAGAACACCGGTGAGCCCGTCCACAACGCCATCGTCTGGCAGGACACCCGCACCGACGCCCTGTGCAGGGAACTCGGCCGCAACGTCGGCCAGGACCGCTTCCGCCGCGAGACCGGCCTGCCCCTCGCCTCCTACTTCGCCGGCCCCAAGGCCCGCTGGCTGCTCGACAACGTCGACGGTCTGCGCGAGCGCGCCGAGGCGGGCGACCTGCTCTTCGGCACCATGGACACCTGGGTCATCTGGAACCTGACCGGCGGGGTGAACGGCGGCAAGCACGTCACCGACGTCACCAACGCCTCCCGCACCATGCTGATGAACCTGCACACCATGCAGTGGGACGAGAGGATCGCCGAGTCCATCGGCGTGCCGACGCGGATGCTGCCCGAGATCCGCTCCTCCGCCGAGGTCTACGGCGAGATCACGGGCGGCAGGCTCGGCGAGCTGCTCGGCGGCATCCCCGTCGCC carries:
- a CDS encoding IclR family transcriptional regulator, yielding MARNIQSLERAAAMLRLLAGGERRLGLSDIASSLGLAKGTAHGILRTLQQEGFVEQDGASGRYQLGAELLRLGTTYLDVHELRARALVWTDDLARSSGESVHLGVLHQQGVLIVHHVFRPDDSRQVLEIGAMQPLHSTALGKVLSAYDPVAHSEALEADRKAYTDRTVCEPDGFEHILDITRARGYAADVEETWEGVASIAAPIHDRRRMPVGAVGITGAVERLCREGELRPELVAAVRDCARAVSRDLGAGRF
- a CDS encoding MIP/aquaporin family protein, with translation MSSSDIFIGETIGTAILILLGGGVCAAVTLKASKARNAGWLAIAFGWGFAVMTAAYISGPLSGAHLNPAVTVGIAVKDGDWSNTPTYFAGQLLGAMIGAVLVWIAYYGQFQVHLTDREIVGGPGAQDTAAKAVEAQEKGAGPVLGVFSTGPEIRHTVQNLATEIIGTFVLLLAILTQGLNDAGNGLGVLGALITALVVVSIGLSLGGPTGYAINPVRDLGPRIVHALLPLPNKGGSDWAYAWIPVAGPLIGGALAGGVYNVAFA